The following are from one region of the Paraglaciecola sp. L1A13 genome:
- a CDS encoding CocE/NonD family hydrolase → MRFCNLIFGLLVAFGLSPIVQAQSFAKYSDDFPETVKKMYHIPVSMRDGVELATDVYLPKKTGTYPTLLIRDIYTNGSAAGRQKYAKFATSNGYALVFQSVRGRYDSDGKWYPYFQEINDGDDTLNWIADQTWSDGKVGMFGSSYLASVQWLAAVNRNPALVAIAPAVSPGNYYRDVAYPGGAFSLLSRASWGIGLVGSKTNMSFPVDWVNEIKHLPLDTLAESVGFNVKHFQDWIDHPSDDAYWKPLNLEARANEMAVPAMNIGGWYDVFLRSTIGSYKTMTEEAATETARKGQRLVIGPWPHGWNQQTKIGDMQLGDNSLIDAPAMLLEWFNYWMKGDAKPSGIKEGEAPVRIYVMGENVWRDEQEWPLARTTYRPFYIHADNTLSAEASTAKSASMKYDYDPADPVPTLGGNIMSAKLRGPFDQKPLDGREDILRFVTEPFTQATEITGPISAEIYASSSAPDTDFMAKLIVVKPDGSALNLVDGVIRARYREGFDKPKLIEPGKVYKYDIDMWATSYKLSPGDRIRIDITSSNFPRLARNLNTGADFAKTSEMKIANQTIHMSKKYPSKIVLPIVP, encoded by the coding sequence ATGAGATTTTGTAATCTAATTTTTGGCCTTTTAGTGGCGTTTGGATTATCGCCAATAGTACAGGCGCAAAGTTTTGCTAAATATAGTGATGACTTTCCTGAAACGGTTAAAAAGATGTACCACATTCCAGTATCGATGCGAGATGGAGTTGAGCTAGCGACCGACGTATACCTCCCTAAGAAAACAGGCACTTATCCAACTCTTTTAATAAGGGATATATATACCAACGGCTCTGCAGCAGGGCGACAAAAATACGCTAAATTCGCGACCTCGAATGGTTATGCTCTTGTTTTTCAGTCTGTGCGTGGTCGATATGATTCGGATGGGAAGTGGTATCCTTATTTTCAAGAAATAAATGACGGTGACGACACGCTTAATTGGATAGCAGATCAAACTTGGTCTGACGGTAAAGTGGGTATGTTTGGTTCTTCTTATTTAGCTTCGGTTCAGTGGCTTGCTGCCGTTAATCGTAATCCTGCATTAGTGGCAATAGCACCAGCTGTAAGCCCTGGGAATTATTATCGTGATGTAGCATATCCTGGAGGCGCTTTTTCATTGCTGTCTCGTGCGAGTTGGGGAATCGGGTTAGTGGGTAGTAAAACAAACATGTCTTTTCCAGTCGATTGGGTAAATGAAATTAAGCATCTACCACTTGATACACTAGCTGAAAGTGTTGGTTTCAACGTTAAACATTTTCAGGATTGGATTGATCACCCGTCAGATGATGCATATTGGAAACCATTGAATTTGGAAGCGCGTGCCAATGAAATGGCAGTACCTGCGATGAATATCGGTGGATGGTACGATGTTTTCTTACGAAGCACTATTGGTAGCTACAAAACAATGACCGAAGAAGCCGCAACTGAAACAGCAAGAAAAGGACAACGTCTTGTTATTGGACCGTGGCCTCATGGATGGAACCAGCAAACGAAAATTGGGGATATGCAGCTTGGTGACAACTCCCTTATAGATGCACCCGCAATGCTGCTTGAATGGTTTAATTATTGGATGAAAGGCGATGCTAAGCCGAGTGGTATAAAAGAAGGTGAGGCTCCAGTCAGAATCTATGTGATGGGAGAAAATGTTTGGCGGGATGAACAGGAATGGCCGTTAGCGAGAACTACGTATCGCCCATTCTATATTCATGCTGACAACACACTTTCTGCAGAGGCCTCAACGGCTAAGTCAGCCAGCATGAAATATGACTATGACCCCGCTGACCCTGTGCCGACGTTGGGCGGAAATATTATGTCAGCTAAGTTGCGTGGTCCTTTTGATCAAAAGCCGCTAGATGGACGGGAAGATATACTGCGCTTTGTGACCGAACCATTTACTCAAGCAACCGAAATTACAGGACCGATTAGTGCTGAAATATATGCTTCAAGCAGTGCTCCTGATACAGACTTTATGGCTAAGTTAATTGTTGTTAAACCTGATGGAAGCGCCTTGAATCTTGTCGATGGCGTTATTCGTGCTCGATATAGAGAAGGTTTTGATAAACCTAAGCTGATCGAGCCAGGCAAGGTTTACAAGTACGACATTGATATGTGGGCAACCAGTTATAAATTATCACCTGGCGACCGTATAAGAATTGATATTACCAGTAGTAATTTTCCTAGGTTAGCTAGAAACCTGAACACGGGAGCTGATTTTGCAAAGACCTCTGAAATGAAAATAGCGAATCAGACCATTCATATGAGCAAAAAATATCCTTCAAAAATAGTATTACCAATCGTTCCATAA
- the minD gene encoding septum site-determining protein MinD has translation MAKIIVVTSGKGGVGKTTTSAAIATGLALRGFKTVVIDFDVGLRNLDLIMGCERRVVYDFVNVIKKEATLNQALIKDKRTPGLFILPASQTRDKDALSMEGVQTVLTNLAKDFEYIICDSPAGIEQGAQMALYFADEAIVVTNPEVSSVRDSDRIIGILQSKSLKAEQGGTVKEHLLLTRYNPERVAAAEMLSVADVEDILAVPLLGVIPESEAVLKASNQGAPVILDQESEAGQAYLDAVSRLLGEEVEHRFLEVQKKGFLKRLLGGK, from the coding sequence GTGGCTAAAATTATTGTAGTAACGTCCGGTAAAGGTGGCGTAGGTAAAACAACGACAAGTGCGGCAATCGCAACTGGTTTGGCTTTGCGTGGTTTTAAAACAGTCGTGATTGATTTTGATGTAGGTTTACGTAACCTCGATTTAATCATGGGCTGTGAACGACGTGTCGTGTATGACTTTGTTAATGTGATTAAAAAAGAAGCCACATTAAACCAGGCGCTGATCAAAGATAAGCGCACCCCAGGTTTATTTATTCTACCAGCCTCACAAACCCGTGATAAAGATGCGTTGTCTATGGAAGGCGTGCAAACTGTTTTAACCAACTTGGCAAAAGACTTTGAATATATCATTTGTGATTCGCCGGCAGGTATTGAACAGGGTGCACAGATGGCGCTGTATTTTGCTGATGAAGCGATTGTTGTGACAAACCCTGAAGTTTCTTCGGTGCGTGACTCGGATCGTATTATTGGTATATTGCAGAGCAAATCGCTTAAAGCTGAGCAGGGCGGCACAGTCAAAGAGCATTTGCTATTAACCCGTTATAACCCTGAGCGTGTTGCAGCCGCTGAGATGTTAAGCGTTGCCGATGTTGAAGATATTTTGGCCGTACCATTATTGGGCGTTATTCCTGAATCAGAAGCAGTACTTAAGGCATCTAACCAAGGCGCGCCAGTTATTTTAGACCAAGAGTCAGAAGCGGGACAGGCGTATCTTGATGCCGTATCGCGTTTACTAGGCGAAGAAGTCGAACATCGTTTTCTTGAAGTACAGAAAAAAGGATTTCTGAAGCGGCTACTAGGAGGAAAATAG
- the minE gene encoding cell division topological specificity factor MinE gives MSIFNYFLKKEKKNTASVAKERLQIIVAHERSKRQQPDYLPLMQKEIMDVIRKYVNIDEDQVTVQLENSDDCSVLELNITLPE, from the coding sequence GTGAGCATTTTTAATTACTTTCTAAAGAAAGAAAAAAAGAATACGGCGTCTGTTGCTAAAGAACGTTTGCAGATCATTGTTGCACACGAACGCAGTAAGCGACAGCAACCAGATTATCTGCCGCTAATGCAAAAAGAAATCATGGATGTGATCCGTAAATATGTGAATATCGATGAAGATCAGGTTACCGTACAGTTAGAAAATAGTGATGACTGTTCCGTGCTGGAACTAAATATTACCTTGCCTGAGTAA
- a CDS encoding DNA/RNA non-specific endonuclease, translated as MSAYDPNFLDHYILPLPSFAPYLEVDIVRDDDRSSHYIADYVHYSLVMNGADERRSAAYVALNIDQSKFKTTSRSDRWRIDTRINKECQLDNAYYQNNDWDRGHLARRATAAWGDNPIEAQRASNETFYYTNACLQHVNLNRDEWLGLEDWVYDLNLDKDGKITSFSGPFYADYERSVHPSGHPLALVPAGFFKIVCFINTSDELEVRAFVMFQDEKALADKSGRKKYNNQTYQTTVAFIEELTGLQFEPEIYHANPMLHCTTATNISGPKIVDGEQVLIPELIEVAKPADIQNTTAKRQTVKDDVVDIYISAAMVNPKGRDKDNEWIALINLGAVDVDLTDWTLSDNQDKPVTIGKVVLAPGESVVVKQLGSIQLNNKGDVIKLFDNQENRIDWVNYTEKMVISGAPVLFLSPRDTLDLEV; from the coding sequence ATGAGTGCTTACGATCCTAATTTTTTGGATCACTATATTTTGCCTTTGCCGAGTTTTGCGCCCTATCTTGAGGTGGATATAGTGCGTGATGACGATCGTTCTAGTCATTATATCGCTGATTATGTTCATTACTCTTTAGTGATGAATGGCGCTGATGAAAGGCGTTCAGCTGCATACGTTGCACTGAATATTGACCAATCAAAATTTAAAACAACCAGCCGCAGCGACCGATGGCGTATAGACACGCGAATAAATAAAGAATGCCAGCTAGACAACGCGTATTACCAGAATAATGATTGGGATCGTGGTCATCTGGCAAGACGCGCGACGGCTGCGTGGGGCGATAATCCTATTGAAGCTCAGCGAGCCTCTAACGAAACATTTTATTATACGAACGCTTGTCTACAACACGTTAATTTGAACCGTGATGAATGGCTAGGGTTGGAAGACTGGGTGTACGATTTAAATTTAGATAAGGATGGAAAAATCACATCCTTTTCGGGTCCTTTTTATGCTGACTACGAACGCAGTGTGCATCCCAGTGGTCATCCCTTAGCACTTGTACCCGCTGGATTTTTTAAGATTGTTTGCTTTATTAACACGTCAGATGAATTGGAAGTGAGGGCTTTTGTTATGTTTCAAGATGAAAAAGCTTTGGCTGATAAGTCAGGTCGAAAGAAATATAATAACCAGACATACCAAACTACCGTTGCATTTATCGAAGAGTTGACGGGATTACAGTTTGAACCTGAAATTTATCATGCTAATCCTATGCTGCATTGTACGACGGCCACTAATATATCGGGCCCTAAAATCGTCGATGGTGAGCAGGTACTGATCCCAGAACTGATAGAAGTGGCCAAGCCCGCTGATATTCAAAATACGACAGCAAAGCGTCAGACGGTGAAAGATGATGTAGTGGATATTTATATCAGTGCAGCTATGGTCAATCCCAAGGGCCGTGATAAAGACAATGAGTGGATTGCGCTTATTAATTTAGGCGCTGTGGACGTTGACCTGACTGACTGGACCTTATCAGACAATCAGGATAAGCCTGTTACTATTGGAAAAGTAGTACTTGCGCCTGGTGAATCTGTTGTGGTTAAGCAACTCGGTTCAATTCAACTGAACAACAAAGGAGACGTGATAAAACTGTTTGATAATCAAGAAAACCGGATTGATTGGGTGAATTACACCGAGAAGATGGTTATATCTGGGGCGCCTGTGTTGTTTTTATCCCCAAGAGACACACTTGATTTAGAGGTGTAA
- a CDS encoding zinc-dependent peptidase has product MRQNLIYFLLSLPILIMLAWFYFDKRKIKSRELKRIKLQAQPLPPEYVHILQTKFPLYSRLPSDLQRTLKGHMQVFLAEKDIIGRGDFEVTDTVRVLIAAQACLLILNRPGNYYPGFRSILVYPETYVANSTHRDGMLQVTATSTRAGESWQRGPVILAWDHVLQGARDSRDGHNVVMHEFAHKLDEENAAMDGLPLLPTPEQYKQWSEVLNAEFILQQQKLADGADDVIDSYGATSPAEFFAVVTETFFEKPHQLAHRHPKLYEQFKQCYLLDPKEWFTG; this is encoded by the coding sequence ATGCGCCAAAACCTGATTTACTTTTTACTGAGTTTGCCTATTTTGATTATGCTGGCATGGTTTTATTTCGATAAGCGCAAGATAAAATCACGTGAGTTAAAGCGTATCAAACTGCAAGCTCAGCCTTTACCTCCCGAGTATGTGCATATATTGCAGACTAAATTTCCTTTGTATTCACGTTTACCCAGCGACTTGCAGCGCACGCTTAAGGGTCATATGCAGGTTTTTTTAGCTGAAAAAGACATTATCGGTCGTGGCGATTTTGAAGTAACCGACACCGTTCGTGTGTTAATTGCCGCTCAAGCATGCTTGTTAATCCTCAATCGCCCTGGCAATTACTACCCCGGTTTTCGTAGCATTTTGGTTTATCCAGAAACTTATGTGGCAAATAGCACGCACAGAGACGGTATGTTGCAGGTGACCGCGACCAGTACTCGCGCAGGCGAGTCATGGCAGCGAGGTCCGGTTATTTTGGCATGGGATCACGTTTTGCAAGGGGCACGTGACAGTCGCGACGGACACAATGTGGTTATGCATGAGTTTGCCCATAAATTAGATGAAGAAAATGCCGCGATGGATGGTTTGCCACTTTTGCCCACCCCTGAGCAATATAAACAGTGGTCAGAAGTGCTGAATGCTGAATTTATACTGCAACAGCAAAAACTCGCCGATGGGGCCGACGATGTGATTGATAGTTACGGGGCGACATCCCCCGCTGAGTTTTTTGCCGTGGTAACAGAAACCTTTTTCGAAAAGCCACATCAACTTGCCCATCGCCATCCCAAGTTGTATGAACAATTCAAACAGTGTTACTTACTTGACCCTAAAGAGTGGTTTACAGGCTAA
- the minC gene encoding septum site-determining protein MinC gives MANVCFQMKGTAFTAVVMDLYDYSAELFLAQLKQKINTAPQFFNASPLVLNLASFEGELKDEQLEKIVADCRDMGLQPIACRGAALELKYTVMGLGLASLPSAKTRSTDIQAEPAQAKSAQVEPVKQLVEKELEYRPSKVITKPVRSGQQVYAEGCDLIVMAAVSQGAEVLADGHVHIYGPLRGRALAGVKGDTNARVFCRQMEAELVSIAGYFILNEKLRELCWKEAAQVFLDGESIQVEAI, from the coding sequence ATGGCAAATGTGTGTTTTCAGATGAAAGGCACCGCGTTTACTGCGGTGGTTATGGATCTTTACGATTACTCTGCGGAATTATTTCTTGCCCAGTTAAAGCAAAAAATTAATACCGCACCGCAGTTCTTTAATGCTTCTCCGCTTGTGCTCAACCTCGCTTCTTTTGAAGGTGAGCTTAAAGATGAGCAATTAGAGAAAATTGTTGCCGATTGTCGCGATATGGGTTTACAGCCAATTGCTTGTCGTGGCGCTGCGCTTGAATTGAAATATACCGTTATGGGCTTGGGTCTTGCATCCTTGCCTTCTGCCAAAACCCGTAGCACCGACATTCAAGCTGAACCGGCTCAGGCCAAATCAGCCCAAGTTGAGCCTGTAAAGCAACTTGTTGAAAAAGAACTAGAGTATCGCCCCAGTAAGGTGATTACCAAGCCAGTGCGCTCTGGACAACAGGTTTATGCTGAAGGTTGTGACTTGATCGTTATGGCTGCGGTGAGTCAAGGTGCTGAAGTGTTAGCAGATGGCCATGTCCATATTTATGGACCATTGCGAGGACGAGCTTTAGCAGGTGTGAAAGGCGATACAAATGCGCGAGTTTTTTGTCGGCAGATGGAAGCTGAGCTTGTTTCTATTGCTGGTTATTTTATATTAAATGAAAAACTACGTGAGCTCTGCTGGAAAGAAGCAGCACAAGTATTTTTAGACGGTGAATCCATTCAGGTTGAAGCTATTTAG
- a CDS encoding nitronate monooxygenase family protein, with product MSDTIVKTRITDMLGIEKPIIQAAMGWIARSQLSSAVSNAGGMGIIETSSGELDVIREEILKMRDLTDKPFGVNIAQAFVRDPKILDFIIDQGIKFVTTSAGDPTKYTTKLKEAGLTVFHVVPNLKGALKAVEAGVDGLIVEGGEGGGFKNADDVSSMVLIPQVCEAVNVPIVAAGGIMDGRSMAAAFALGADGVLMGTRILSAIESPVHQNWKDAIIAADSTDTLFLNRSGPGPALRALRTERSTRILNEGSENIFSEFQDTQAVYFGGNLEAGIALTGQVAGRIKETKSIKQIFDETLTEFGEVTGRLAQLSVRFHN from the coding sequence ATGTCAGACACCATAGTTAAAACTCGCATTACAGATATGCTCGGTATTGAAAAACCTATAATTCAAGCCGCCATGGGCTGGATTGCTCGCTCACAACTTTCATCAGCAGTATCAAATGCAGGCGGTATGGGCATTATTGAAACAAGTTCTGGCGAACTTGATGTCATCCGTGAAGAAATTTTAAAAATGCGTGACCTGACAGACAAACCCTTCGGCGTAAATATCGCCCAAGCGTTTGTGCGCGATCCCAAAATTCTCGACTTCATCATTGATCAAGGCATTAAGTTCGTTACTACGTCAGCGGGAGACCCAACAAAATATACAACCAAACTCAAAGAAGCTGGTTTGACCGTATTTCATGTGGTGCCTAACCTCAAAGGAGCGTTAAAAGCAGTTGAAGCAGGGGTTGACGGACTCATCGTTGAGGGCGGTGAAGGGGGCGGTTTTAAAAACGCTGACGATGTATCGAGCATGGTGCTAATTCCGCAAGTTTGCGAAGCAGTAAATGTGCCTATCGTTGCAGCTGGAGGTATTATGGACGGGCGCAGCATGGCTGCAGCGTTCGCACTTGGAGCAGACGGCGTATTAATGGGCACGCGTATTTTAAGCGCCATTGAAAGCCCAGTTCATCAAAACTGGAAAGACGCAATAATTGCTGCTGATTCTACGGACACGCTGTTTCTTAACCGCTCAGGACCCGGCCCAGCATTAAGAGCACTACGCACCGAACGTTCAACACGTATCTTAAATGAAGGATCCGAGAATATTTTCAGCGAATTTCAAGACACACAAGCAGTCTACTTTGGTGGCAACCTAGAGGCAGGGATCGCACTAACCGGTCAAGTCGCAGGGCGCATTAAAGAAACAAAATCGATAAAACAAATATTCGATGAAACACTCACCGAGTTTGGTGAGGTGACAGGTCGTTTAGCTCAACTTAGCGTTAGGTTTCACAACTAA
- a CDS encoding VCBS repeat-containing protein: MIKTKYFKMQTIAAICTLVSISSIASTTSFTPIQTETFNTPGSVSNAWGDYDKDGDLDLLVSIKGGEVRLYRNDDGVFVSVGKELGLPFKGDQIRGVSWGDYDNDGDLDILGGSNEMPIPSRSYVFRNDDGKAFVEVAESIGLAIPGRISRQSNWIDYDNDGDSDLYAANRTGANQLLQNENGVFKPLGYASGVYDSRRTVGACWFDIDNDGDLDFFLANQSGDSDTVGRNDIDKFVDIAPELGMDETQRLYSEGGVGCAVGDYNNDGYIDLYVTTYGENLLYKNNGDGSFEEVGKTQGVVDPDHSVAAAWGDYNNDGYLDLMVVGYHKVNGQSEPLGKLYKNTGSKFEVDDSYPELTSAGDHGVEWIDYDNDGDLDLSVTDGYGATGGHFVFKNEMDEAARAKSIAVLVLDTQGNYTQQGAVVKFFDADGKILGSRIVSTGGGYNAQSARPVYFTLPKLQPITVEVNFMGSEKLSVEVKDITTLANKPLMVHRPVTSK; encoded by the coding sequence TGCGATATGCACCCTCGTAAGTATTAGTTCTATTGCGTCAACTACAAGTTTTACACCAATTCAAACTGAGACTTTTAATACTCCAGGCTCAGTTTCTAATGCCTGGGGCGATTATGACAAAGACGGGGATCTCGATTTATTAGTCTCGATAAAGGGCGGAGAAGTTCGCCTTTATCGTAATGATGACGGCGTTTTTGTAAGTGTTGGCAAAGAATTAGGCCTCCCATTTAAGGGGGATCAGATACGTGGTGTTTCATGGGGGGATTACGATAACGATGGTGACTTGGATATATTAGGAGGCTCAAATGAGATGCCAATACCAAGTCGGAGCTATGTTTTTAGAAACGATGATGGAAAAGCGTTTGTAGAAGTCGCTGAATCCATAGGGCTAGCAATACCAGGTCGTATTAGCCGCCAGTCAAACTGGATTGATTACGATAATGACGGAGACTCTGACCTTTATGCAGCCAACCGTACTGGGGCAAACCAGCTTTTGCAAAACGAAAATGGCGTATTTAAACCGCTAGGGTATGCATCAGGCGTATATGATTCTAGAAGAACAGTAGGAGCTTGTTGGTTTGATATTGATAACGATGGTGATTTAGACTTTTTCTTAGCCAATCAATCAGGTGACAGCGATACTGTTGGTAGAAACGATATTGATAAATTTGTTGATATAGCGCCTGAACTTGGCATGGATGAAACACAACGCCTTTATTCAGAGGGCGGCGTGGGTTGTGCTGTAGGCGACTACAATAACGACGGTTATATTGACCTGTATGTCACCACCTATGGAGAAAACCTACTGTATAAAAATAACGGTGATGGTAGTTTTGAAGAAGTAGGAAAAACGCAGGGCGTTGTTGATCCAGACCATTCAGTCGCAGCAGCATGGGGGGATTACAACAACGATGGTTATCTGGATTTAATGGTCGTTGGGTATCACAAGGTCAATGGCCAATCGGAGCCGCTTGGTAAGCTTTACAAGAATACAGGCTCCAAGTTTGAAGTAGACGATAGTTATCCAGAATTAACCTCTGCTGGGGATCATGGAGTGGAATGGATAGATTATGATAATGACGGCGACTTAGATCTGTCTGTCACTGATGGCTACGGGGCTACGGGCGGACACTTTGTTTTTAAAAATGAAATGGACGAAGCAGCGCGCGCTAAATCTATTGCAGTTCTCGTATTGGACACTCAAGGAAATTATACGCAACAAGGTGCAGTTGTGAAATTCTTTGATGCTGACGGTAAAATACTCGGTTCAAGGATAGTATCTACAGGAGGCGGATATAATGCACAAAGCGCTCGACCTGTCTATTTTACCTTGCCAAAGTTACAACCCATAACGGTAGAAGTGAACTTTATGGGAAGTGAAAAACTAAGCGTAGAAGTCAAGGATATTACAACCTTAGCCAATAAACCGCTAATGGTGCATAGGCCTGTTACTTCTAAATAA
- a CDS encoding M14 family zinc carboxypeptidase, giving the protein MCKLLSSLQTLVLSIVCVISFQIQSAPKIDSLYAPSSIFDGAVTPPEIFLGHDLGQHMTRNDMMIAYFRQLASQSDRVKYDVIGYSNENRPIVTLTITSPANQQKLDQIRLQHLAQQDISESTISTTDMPVVSWINFGVHGGEVSSTDSAMPIAYHLAAAQGDAIDSLLDNSIILLTASFNPDGNTRESGWNWQYSSEVAVSDPNHVLHRSPWPAGRTNHYWFDLNRQWMLQQQPEPVAWVSKFHQWRPNIVADFHEMRSYKSFYFHPGAPDRVHPLIDKKAMTLLSEVVQGPRDFMDSEARLYFNEESYDNFYLGKGATYPLMYGSLGILFEQASSGGLLETPRGVLSFRDNIRTFYRVGLALLNNAVEKRQSLLAYQRDFAKNSSKHADKDDIKGYVFAAPEDPARLFHFLQLLERNQIKVKPLTKDLTIKDMIFKAQQAYVVETDQASYAMVKGLFEKITKFENNTFYDVSGWTMPLAFGIEFKSLTRSNYKVGDAISPVFPTFSAPPKANVAYAFDWSHYYAPKVLYRLLDAGFLPRIARTPFKAKTEQGEHTFGRGSVMVSVGWQGGIDSKADSDKLAQIMQQAATVDGVPVFALDSSHTSSVGMDLGSNYIEAVTLPKVLLVIGPGMSQYQAGEVWHLLDKRMQMPVVMVTKNDLNNMDLQPYSHIVMADGKYADISADLTLNIENWVEGGGSLVGIGDGAKWAAKAMLNVETVKIKAGEKALQKRIDYGEKDHVKAQDIIGGAIMSGDLDNTHPIGYGYARRAIATQRSGLLAFEPPKNPYATVVKIPENALLTGYASKQNQQQLAGKAMLVAQSKGKGSVILFSDDPNFRGYFYGTEKLFLNSLFFSGLF; this is encoded by the coding sequence ATGTGTAAATTATTGTCATCTTTGCAAACGCTAGTGCTAAGCATTGTTTGCGTAATCAGTTTCCAAATACAATCTGCGCCGAAAATAGACTCCCTTTATGCGCCATCAAGTATTTTCGATGGCGCAGTTACTCCTCCTGAGATATTTTTAGGGCATGATTTAGGTCAGCATATGACCCGTAATGACATGATGATCGCTTATTTTAGGCAACTCGCGAGCCAGTCAGATAGAGTGAAATATGACGTTATTGGCTACAGCAATGAAAATCGTCCAATTGTCACCTTAACGATTACCTCACCTGCTAATCAGCAAAAACTCGATCAGATCCGTCTACAACATCTTGCCCAACAAGATATTAGTGAATCGACTATATCAACGACTGATATGCCGGTGGTTAGCTGGATTAACTTTGGTGTACATGGTGGTGAAGTTAGCTCTACTGACTCAGCCATGCCGATTGCCTATCACTTGGCTGCCGCTCAGGGCGACGCTATTGATAGTTTGCTTGATAACAGTATTATTTTGCTAACTGCCAGCTTCAATCCTGACGGTAATACTCGAGAATCTGGCTGGAACTGGCAATATTCATCAGAGGTTGCTGTGAGTGATCCCAATCATGTGCTGCATCGGTCACCTTGGCCCGCTGGGCGTACTAATCATTATTGGTTTGATTTAAACCGCCAGTGGATGTTGCAACAGCAACCCGAGCCAGTTGCTTGGGTGAGTAAGTTCCATCAATGGCGACCCAATATTGTGGCTGACTTTCATGAGATGCGCTCTTACAAGTCATTCTACTTTCATCCTGGTGCGCCAGATAGGGTGCATCCCTTGATCGACAAAAAAGCCATGACCTTGTTAAGTGAAGTTGTACAGGGTCCTCGGGACTTTATGGATAGCGAAGCACGCTTATATTTTAACGAAGAGTCTTATGACAATTTTTATTTAGGCAAAGGTGCTACTTACCCTTTGATGTACGGCAGTTTGGGGATTCTATTTGAGCAAGCTAGTTCTGGTGGTTTATTGGAGACCCCAAGAGGTGTGTTGTCATTTCGTGACAATATCCGCACGTTCTATCGTGTAGGTTTAGCTCTGTTAAATAATGCCGTAGAAAAACGTCAGAGTTTATTAGCGTATCAACGTGATTTTGCTAAAAACAGCAGTAAACATGCAGATAAAGACGATATCAAAGGTTATGTATTTGCTGCCCCAGAAGATCCAGCCCGACTGTTTCATTTTTTACAGTTACTTGAACGGAATCAAATTAAGGTTAAACCATTAACGAAAGATTTGACCATTAAAGACATGATATTTAAAGCTCAGCAAGCCTATGTTGTGGAAACTGATCAGGCAAGTTATGCCATGGTTAAAGGCTTATTCGAAAAAATCACCAAATTTGAAAATAATACTTTTTATGACGTATCTGGATGGACAATGCCCTTAGCCTTTGGCATCGAATTTAAATCTTTGACACGCAGCAATTACAAAGTGGGCGACGCAATCAGCCCTGTGTTTCCGACTTTTTCAGCGCCGCCTAAAGCTAACGTCGCCTATGCGTTTGATTGGTCACATTATTATGCGCCCAAGGTGTTGTATCGCTTACTAGACGCTGGGTTCTTACCACGCATTGCTCGTACTCCTTTTAAAGCAAAAACCGAGCAAGGCGAACATACATTTGGCCGGGGCAGCGTGATGGTCTCGGTTGGATGGCAAGGGGGTATCGATAGTAAGGCGGATAGCGATAAATTAGCGCAAATTATGCAACAGGCCGCGACCGTTGACGGTGTGCCAGTATTTGCTCTTGATAGCTCGCACACCAGTAGTGTTGGTATGGACTTGGGCAGCAATTATATTGAAGCGGTTACGTTACCTAAGGTGCTATTGGTCATCGGCCCTGGCATGTCGCAATACCAAGCTGGTGAGGTTTGGCATTTACTCGATAAACGTATGCAAATGCCTGTAGTGATGGTCACCAAGAACGACCTAAATAACATGGATTTGCAACCTTATAGCCATATAGTGATGGCCGACGGAAAGTATGCTGATATCAGTGCCGATTTGACATTAAATATTGAAAATTGGGTTGAAGGTGGTGGCTCGCTGGTGGGTATTGGCGATGGTGCCAAATGGGCAGCTAAAGCAATGCTGAACGTGGAAACGGTTAAGATTAAAGCGGGCGAAAAAGCGCTGCAAAAACGTATCGACTACGGCGAAAAAGATCACGTGAAGGCCCAAGATATTATTGGTGGTGCCATTATGTCCGGTGATTTAGATAACACGCATCCAATCGGTTATGGCTATGCACGCAGGGCTATTGCGACCCAGCGCAGCGGGCTTCTCGCATTTGAACCACCAAAAAACCCTTATGCTACCGTGGTGAAAATTCCAGAAAATGCCTTACTCACTGGTTATGCTTCCAAGCAAAACCAGCAACAGTTAGCGGGTAAGGCAATGTTGGTTGCCCAAAGCAAAGGCAAAGGTAGTGTGATTTTATTTAGCGACGATCCTAATTTTCGTGGATATTTTTACGGCACCGAGAAACTGTTCCTTAATAGTCTGTTTTTTTCTGGGTTGTTTTGA